A window of Pseudophryne corroboree isolate aPseCor3 chromosome 1, aPseCor3.hap2, whole genome shotgun sequence genomic DNA:
tcttaaggtagcgcacagcactgcagctgtgcgccattttcctctcagcacacttcacacggcagtcactgagggtgcagggcgctgggaggggggcgccctgggaggcaaatgaaaaccttttttggctaaaaatacctcacatatagcttccgggggctatatggagatatttaacccctgccagaatccgttaagagcgggagacgaggccgccgaaaaaggggcggggcctatctcctcagcacacagcgccattttccctcacagaaaggctggagggaaggctcccaggctctcccctgcactgcactacagaaacagggttaaaacagagagggggggcactaatttggcgttagaaatatataaaaaagatgctataagggaaaacacttatataaggttgtccctatataattatagcgtttttggtgtgtgctggcaaactctccctctgtctctccaaagggctagtgggtcctgtcctctatcagagcattccctgtgtgtgtgctgtgtgtcggtacgtgtgtgtcgacatgtatgaggacgatgttggtgaggaggcggagcaattgcctgtaatggtgatgtcactctctagggagtcgacaccggaatggatggcttatttagggaattacgtgataatgtcaacacgcgccaaggtcggttgacgacatgagacggccgacaaacaattagtaccggtccagacgtctcaaaaacaccgtcaggggtttttaaaacgcccgtttactttagtcggtcgacacagacacagacagggacactgaatccagtgtcgacggtgaataaacaaacgtattccttattagggccacacgttaagggcaatgaaggaggtgttacatatttctgatactacaagtaccacaaaagagggtattatgtgggatgtgaaaaaactaccgtagtttttcctgaatcagataaattaaatgaagtgtgtgatgatgcgtgggttccccccgatagaaaatatgggcggtataccctttcccgccagaagttagggcgcgttgggaaacaccccttagggtggataaggcgctcacacgcttatcagaacaagtggcggtaccgtctatagatagggccgtcctcaaggagccagctgacaggaggctggaaaaatatcataaaaagtatatacacacatactggtgttatactgcgaccagcgatcgcctcagcctggatgtgcagagctggggtggcttggtcggattccctgactaaaaatattgatacccttgacagggacagtattttattgactatagagcatttaaaggatgtatttctatatatgcgagatgcacagagggatatttgcactctggcatcaagagtaagtgcgatgtccatatctgccagaagatgtttatggacacgacagtggtcaggtgatgcagattccaaacggcacaaaggtgtattgccgtataaaggaagaggagttatttggggtcggtccatcggacctggtggccacggcaactgctggaaaatccaccgtttttaccctaagtcacatctctgcagaaaaagacaccgtcttttcagcttcagtcctttcgtccctattataagagtcatatctgcccagggatagaggaaagggaagaagactgcagcaggcagcccattcccaggaacagaagcgttccaccgcttctgacaagctctcagcatgacgctgagaccgtacaggacccctggatcctacaagtagtatcccaggggtacagtttggaatgtcgagacgtttcccctgcgcaggctcctgaagtctgctttaccaaggtctccctccgacaaggaggcagtatgggaaaaaattcacgagctgtattcccagcaggtgataattaaattacccctcctacaacaagaaaagggggtattattccacactatattgtggtactgaagccagaaggctaggtgagacctattctaaatctaaaaaaatttgaacacttacaaaggttcaaatcaagatggagtcactcagagcagtgataacgaaccgggaagaaggggactatctggtgtcccgagacatcagggatgcttacctccatgtccaaaatttgcccttatcacgaagggtacctcaggttcgtggtacagaactgtcactatcagtttcagacgctgccgtttggattgtctacggcaccccgggtctttaccaaggtaatggccgaaatgatggttcttcttcgaagaaaaggcgtcttaattatcccttacttggacgatctcctgataagggcaaagtccagggaacagttggaggtcggagtagcactatctcggatactgttacaacagcaggagtggattctaaatattccaaaatcgcagctgatcccgacaacaagtctcctgtgcttagggatgattctggacacagtccagaaaaaggtgtttctcccggaagagaaagccagggagttatccgagctagtcaggaacctcctaaaatcagtgcatcattgcacaagggccatggtaaaaaaaaaaaaaaaaaatggtgacttccttcgaagcaattccagtcggcagatttcatgcaagaacttttcagtgggatctgctggacaaatggtccggatcgcatcttcagatgcatcagcggataaccctatatccaaggacaagggtgtctctcctgtggtggttacagagtgctcatcttctagagggccgcagattcggcattcaggattggatgttggtgaccacggaggccagcccgagaggctggggagcagtcacacaaggaaaaaatttccagggagtgtgatcaagtctggagatttttctccacataaatatagctaagggtaaatttataatgctctaagcttagcaagacctctgcttcaaggtcagccggtattgatccagtgggataaaacatcacggcagtcgcccacgtaaatagacagggcggcacaagaagcaggagggcagtggcaaaaactgcaaggacttttcgctgggcggaaaatcatgtgataacactgtcagcagtgtttcattccgggaatggaaactgggaagcagacttcctcagtaggcacgacctccacccggcagagtgggaacttcatggggaagttttccacataattgtaaaccgttgggaattaccaaaggtggacatgatggcgtcccgtctgaacaaaaaacgggacaggtattgcgccaggttaagagaccctcaggcaatagctgtggacgttctggtaacaccgtgggtgtaccagtcggtgtatgtgttccatcctctgcttttcatacctacggtactgagaattataagacgtagaggagtaagaactatactcatggctccggattggccaagaaggacttggtacccggaacttcaagagatgctcacagaggacttatggcctctgccgctaagaagggacttgtttcagcaagtaccatgtctgttccaagacttaccgcagctgcgtttgacggcatggcggtggaacgccggatcctaagggaaaaggcattcaggaagaggtcattcctaccctggtcaaagccagaaaggaggtgaccgcacaacattatcaccacatgtggcgaaaatatgttgcgtggtgtgaggccaggaaggccccacgaagaaatttcaactcggtcgattcctgcatttcttgcaaacaggagtgtctatgggcctcaaattggggtccattaaggttcaaatttcggccctgtcgatttttcttccagaaagaattggcttcagttcctgaagtccagaagtttgtcaagggagtattgcatatacaacccccttttgtgcctccagtggcactgtgggatctcaacgtagttctgggattcctcaaaacacattggtttaaaaccagtcaaatctgtggatttgaagcatctcacatgaaaagtgaacatgctcttggacctggcctggaccaggcgagtgtcaaattggtggtttttttctcaaaaaagcccatatctgtttgtccattcggacagggcagagctgcggactcgtccccagttctctccctaaggtggtgtcagtgtttcacctgaaccagcttattgtggtgtcttgcgcctactagggacttggaggactccaagttgctagatgaggtcagggccctgaaaatataggttccaggacggctggagtcaggaaaactgacttgctgttatcctgtatgcacccaacaaactgggtgctcttgcttttaagcagacttttgctagttggatgtgtaatacaattcagcttgcacattctgtggcaggcctgccacagccaaaatatgtaaatgcccattccacaaggaaggtgggctcatcttgggcggctgcccgaggggtctcggctttacaactttgccgagcggctatttagtcaggggcaaacacgtttgtaaaatcctacaaattttataccctggctaaggaggacctggagttctctcattcggtgctgcagagtcatccgcactctcccgcccgtttgggagctttggtataatccccatggtcctttcaggaaccccagcatccactaggacgatagagaaaataagaatttacttaccgataattctatttctcggagtccgtagtggatgctgggcgcccatcccaagtgcggattatctgcattacttgtacatagttacaaaaatcgggttattattgttgtgagccatcttttcagaggctccgctgttatcatactgttaactgggttcagatcacaggttgtacagtgtgattggtgtggctggtatgagtcttacccgggattcataaatccttccttattgtgtacgctcgtccgggcacagtacctaactgaggcttggaggagggtcatagggggaggagccagtgcacaccacctgatcctaaagctttactttttgtgccctgtctcctgcggagccgctattccccatggtcctttcaggaaccccagcatccactacggactccgagaaatagaattatcggtaagtaaattcttattattagtttcaccttttaagtcgaatgactgaaataaatgaacttttgcacgatattcaatttttctgagtttcacctgtatatgtcATGACCGGTGAACACATCTCACCTCCACTTCTGGCTTCCAGTGACAGACAGGGGGATCAGGTCGAATAGGCGCTCCTTCACGTAGCAAGTCAGAGCTAGATTTTGTCACACCTGCAGAGGGTGAGCACAAAAATGTTATGCTATTAAGGACAAttaagagcaggggtggggaacttgtgaccctccagctgttgttgaaatacacataccagcaggccctgctacagttttgctatttggccatgctaaagctgttgcagggcctgctgggatgtttagttcaaccacagctggagggccacaggttccccaCCCTTGATTTAGAGGACAACAATTTATTTAGACCAGTGGTACGCAATCTATTTTCTCTGGTGTGACACACTGAAAAGTGAAAGCCACATATGTGGCACATTTTCAAGATATAAAAATGAAATGTAAATGAACCTTACTGTACCCAAAGCACACACTCCTATAGACTCTCTACATACCAAACACCCATGTTGCACCTCGGTGCTCTAACCATTGTAGTTTACTTTCCTTAGGACGCCCTTCCTCTTAATTTTCTCTAAAGATGGGCACACACTAGCTATGTCGTCCGATTGGGCGGATCAGACAGACATATCGGACACATCGTCTGGTGTGTACCCACTATGTTGCTGATTATGCGTGATACCGCATGTCGTCAGCAACATCCTCCATTAGCCCTATACCCAGGGCTGACGGGAGATGTCTTTAGCAAGGACCATGCTGCAGAATGGACCCTGCCATCGCTccccacatcggcaagtgtgtatgcacttgccgatgccaggtCCCATCGAGCGAGATGTCGCTGGCTACATcacatagtgtgtacctagctttagtcacCTACTGTACCGAGTCTGTGGCTGTTTGCTCCCACACATCAAGATGCTGAGATGTCTGCACTGCTGCGCCTGCCTGCTCCTCGCTCCTCTCTGGTATTGCAAGAAATCAGGGGGCAGTTGAAACTTATTTTGACAAGCCCACGCAGCATCTCGTGGTGCAGGGTGGCGAGCACACTTGCTCTGCTGATTAGCCAGAGTGCGTTCTACTGCAGCTCTGAGGATATCTATGCCCCTTATCCATAATGCTCATCACCCAGGAATCTACAGTGGAACTGCATCACTGATCCACAAGAGAAGCAGAAATGCTCCCATTGCAGTCAATACTGGGCAGGCTAGAATAGAAAATGTTTGGCATACTGGGCAGGCCAACTGCCTGTCATGGAGACAAATTGACTGAAGGCTTGGCCACCACGTTCCCTTAAGGACAGAGATATAAAGGACGGAGGTTTTAAGATTTCCATTAAAGTGCCAGAGTAATGGATGGATCCcctacacctcacactgcagtgtcCCCAACTAAAAAATTAGGAATAtaatactataatatatatatctctctctctctctcctatataatagcccagatctgtgactttgtgactcatttgctaacgctgggcggagtcacaacactgggcggagttagtcaaatgagtcacagatctgggcaaatctataggagactaggagcagaagcagatggtatgggcatggcacaggcaggggtgcaaacctcccagctttcttcaggcagacaggggtgcatagctCCCAGCTttgttcaggcagaaggagggacacacgcgcggcaaaaagggtgcgtggccaatttaaagggggcgtggcttcatgggagtgccCCCATTTTcggcagtgagggggcatgccctccAGGGGCAGTTTATGAgtccgggggcccagggcacttgagacaggggagccctatcccaTTGCTTTGCCTGCTGTggcgttgggggcgtggcctaatcgcgtcctcgtgaccacgcccccttatgcaaattccggtatggggggggggggggattttggcccctcagctagggctaaatccagaggaggtggtcgctcccccctacacacccgcacaggcagaagaaagcagggaaacTGTGGggaccacggtacgtaccccctccccccccttaatccggctctgctgccggaacccccccttaatccttaccccctgatgccccctctgtctccactaaatggacgtgcacagcgtctattcaccgctgctctgctaagcagaacagcgagtacaggagctttccaactgccccccccccccccaccgcgggacactgcgatccgcgggtgggacagaccccaaaaaatgggactgtcccgcgaaaatcgggacagttgggagatatgggggtgtgtgagggggtatgccgtacagacagacgggcaccggctcactgtgtgcttgaccccccacatcagcatactcagcagggtctctctggcgcggaggagcgtaactttctagcacactccatgcttcttagctgcagttttgtggggcacctgccactgtgcaggttccgtactgcctctgttatctccagccccgtcaaccccaccgctagctgcagcgctgccacccgcagtgaggtgcgcccagctccttcacacactttagccggcgggtagcgctgcagaagtccgagctgcttgcaggctccgaccccctcctccctccagccgcagcgtctcctgggagctaaccagtcactcccagtctccccttaccacagtgcccagcagccgcgaggtccgcgccgcttgcatgctatgaccccctcctccctccagtcgcagcgtctcctggggactaaccagtcactcccagtctccccttaccacagtgcccggcagctgcgcgaggtctgcggtgtgtgactgaggagggggggagggatgctgacgggcagaggaagcaggactccagcctgagagagtcagccatgccaagtccccaccagcagcagatcccaacaggttggagtggaacagcagcagccagcagcagtgactccggtaagacacatctgtctgtcaccactgttctgtccctaataccaatctctcccgtgccctgtgttctgtcatgtccctgtcacccctggctttgccctgtcacccttatcctggccctttcacccttatgctggccctgttacccctatcctggccctgtcacccctgtgcttgccctgtcaaccctatactggccctgtcacccctgtcctggtcctgccgcccctaccctggccctgtcacccctatcctgtccctgtcatttctgtcctggccccgtcgcccctgtcctggccccgtcgcccctgtcctggccccgtcgcccctgttctgaccctgtcacccctgtcctggccctgttactgcataccctccaactacctttttggcaggtacagtacccgcagcgcctccagacccctccccaatgcaccacacctccgcaccttcccctccaccacatgtggtactccaccccctcccccacacgctgtgcctccaaaccccctccaccacccacagcacctccagaccccctccaccatccaccccccatatatgtctccccccacacctgcccccctccacccgcagcatctgcagacaccctcctccatccacggtcccccccctcacccacccatggcccccttccccatccgccgaaccacccgtacctgcccctcccctacccatggcgccaccggaccccctaccccacccccggcaccccgccccttcccatcccacagcacctacggaacccttcacccatccgcaacatccccacacttgcccctctcccacccgtggcacccctgcccctcccccacctacagtgcctctggacccctcccccatctgcagcccccagtcctctgcccctcccccacccgcagcacctcccgacccttctccatccgggcccccccacttccgccccccctccacccgcagcatctacagacaccctcccccatccgcagtcccccccacacctgctacattctgtacatcgtgccctgcaggtgctgttcacgccgtcgcaaggggctgcgcctccttcaccatcgcacgccctttcattgtgcaatatttaaccactaacaaaggaatgcaggtaatactccatataatacaaatattgaaccccagaaaggcatgcaagggttaaggggggcgtagccccttgcgacggtgtgaagagcgcccgtagggcgcgatgaagcacttaatatatatatatatatatatatatatatatatatatatatatatatatatatatataaaatacgctCTGGTACAGAAAAGAAAAGCATTGTTACATGCACTATAGGGAGAGATGTAACAAGTACTCCATCTGCAGCTATTGAAAATCAGCAAGATCATTTCTATATGAAGCTGTATGTATACATCCACAAAATCTCTCTTATCACTCCTTCATACTTATACTGCACCCTTGGATAAGGTAGATTTCACCACAAGAACATATAATGGACCTTCATTCCATATGCCAAATGTATCACTACTCCTTACAATTTTCTTATCCCCCACCTGTGCGCCCCATGTCCCATTCCCTCATTGTCTTCAGTGTTATAAGTAGCCTCACACCTCCAAGTGTACAGTCTTTGCCATCAGAGGCTACTAGAATACCTACAGTCCTCAATGTCACTGAGACTCTGACAGAATTGCATACCCATACATAAATCCCAGCTGCTGTACACTGAGGAGGAATATGCAAAACTAAAGCCTTTATTAGGAGTGGAGACAGCAGTAATATATACAACGCTGCCTACAATAGAGGCACACTGACAGCCAATTTCTTTAAAACATTATCTTTACAACCTCTTTAGATTTTAATGACCCTTTACTTTCTGTCTcctaggggtatatgtactaaagtgcgggtttatataagtggagatgttgcccatagcaaccagattctacttatttatttagtacattctagaaaatagctagaatctgattggttgctatgggcaacatatttATATAAATCCACACTTTGGTCACTAGgggctatggggtctatttactaagccttggatggagataaagtcgcttgaGATAAAtttccagccaatccgctcctaactgccatgtcataggctgtgtttgaaaaatgacagttaggagccgattggctgggactttatctccgtcggatttatctccatccaagtcttagtaaatagacctctatattTACTAAACAATAACAGGTATAATGCACACTACAATTTCACATATGgggagaatgtaatagggtgtaagaatcagACAGTGGGAGATTTTGCGAGCGTTCTGGTTTTTTTTAAGTGGTAaacatttacataacaaaatcaacctggttttgccatgtaaatgggcaacttctccacttttatcactgcttagtacatgtcccctccaGTGCCTAAACCATGCTCTCACCTGGTAGGTATCTGCTGATAATATCTGTTGTCTCTCTGGCTCTGGTCATAGATGAATGAACAATTTGACTGTATTTCAGTCCTAGACTTGCAAGACGTTGCCCAGTTAGCTCTGCCTGTTCACGACCTTCAGAAGATAGAGGACACAATATCACTTATCAGCAGCACATTATTGTGGCTCTTACTATCCTGTCTCGACTGCCCACCAACAGTATggatagaaaagaaaaaagggggcacAAATTACAGATGAAGAACGTCTCCATAAAGCATATGCACTTTATACCATCTATGTGATAAAGAAGATACCTGCTGTAGCATTTACCAAAACATAGTTTGTACTGCCTACAAAAGTCCCGTCATATGTACTAACTTTTGTATGGACACGCTGATTTACTCATTAGATCTATGGCACCAACTAGAGTATCTGCATTAATCTATTTATAACATAACAACCACTGAAGAACTATTATGTGGAATCTTTCATTGTTATGGATCAGTTACTCAGAAGAGCATTCTAATTACATTTATTCTACAAGGATTCCTCTGAAGTATATGAATGAGGTTACTCGGACTATAGGATTTTTTTCAGTAATTATATTATATAATGTCATTTCCACCCTTATACAGTCTATCCATTGAGTAGTCAGTTTCTTCAATATCAAGCACCTACAACAATTGGCATTGACGTCAATATATTTAAAATCATCTAATATAATTTTCACATATTTCTATTTCGAACACAACTATGTAATCTGTGTAATTGGTATTAACCTCTATATTTCACTGTTGCTAAGCCGTCTGATAAGACGGAGATcttaatataattattaaaaatgATGTTTTAATACAATACGTGTGCACCTTACCGATAcaacccctttttttatttttgtccATTAGCATATGagtggttgtcttaggtagcaccccccgTTAAGCACGTGTGATTCATCTACAATATACGAGGTGATCCTTTTCTTTTGTTGGTTCAATGTAACCAAATATCCATTCATATAATAGGGTGCAGATAATTTTGGTTTTCTTCAAGCACAGTATAGCCACaataaggggggaattcagttgagaGTGGGAAACTTAAAAAACCCTGCAGGGCGCTGTGTTTTTCCTGCAGCCGTTGGGTTTTGCTATTccattagaggagagaaaattagtGTCTTTGTTTCGCATCACGAGACTTGCTCCGGCATCTCAACAACACCTCcctccgcctccccccccccccccccccccccttcctcttcttCCCCAGGACTAATTAAATCAGAGCTGAAAACCCTGCGTCCAGTTTTTTAGAATTAGATACCATGGTAATTGGGAGTGTACATATTCCAAATTTGGGTGCAAAGGATAAGAACATTCGGAAGATACACACCAAGGTTAGTGAGAACTCTTTCAGCATCAGTCTTTCCATCCAATTTGTACTGTGAATGTCGGATAAGAAAGATGTGTCGAGTGGCTTTTGCCTTGTGCTTATTTAAGTGCAAGTTCAACTCCTCTTCTCCACTCTCACCATTGATCTTGCGTAAGTTAACCAATGACATTGGTTCCCGGCTACAAGACAAAAGTATAAAAGTACACAATACATTAATACTGTACACAAATACTTAATAAAAAACTTTCACACCCATATTTTAAGTAACTAGTAAGGGGGCAGTTTTGTTACCTGTATAGAGGGACCATTTGACTGGGTGGATGGATAGTATTGCCTACGTTTCAATGTATTCCACATTCTCCTTAGGGTAACCAGAAGGCTAGTAATAATTTCCAAAGCAGCGACACTTTAAGGATGACAGTCAGTACTTTACCAGTCTGCAGCATACAACCAGTTATGCCTAGTACAATCATGCACATTTGGCAGGCAATATGTTTACACTATAAAAACACCCCAGGCACAGGACGGGACcattttcatatacaggttgagtatcccatatccaaatattccgaaatatggaatattccgaaatacggacttttttgagtgagagtgagatagtgaaacctttgttttttgatggctcaatgtacacaaactttgtttaatacacaaagttattaaaaataataagattttacttaccggtaaatctatttctcgtagtccgtagtggatgctggggactccgtaaggactatggggaatagacgggctccgcaggagacagggcactttaagaaagaattaggaatactggtgtgcactggctcctccctctatgtccctcctccagacctcagttaaaggaaactgtgcccggaagagctgacagtacaaggaaaggattttggaatccagggtaagactcataccagccacaccaatcacaccgtataactcgtgataacctaacccagttaacagtatgaacaacaacagagcatcagataaacctgatgcaatcataaaataacccttatttaagcaataactatatacaagtattgcagaagaagtccgcacttgggacgggcgcccagcatccactacggactacgaaaaatagatttaccggtaagtaaaatcttattttctctaacgtcctagtggatgctggtgactttgtaaggaccatggggattataccaaagcacccaaacgggcgggagagtgcggatgactctgcagcaccaaatgagcaaactcaaggtcctcctcagccagggtatcaaacttgtagaactttgcaaaggtgtttgaacccgaccaagtagccgctcggcaaagctgtaatgccgagaccactcgggcagccgcccaagaagagcccaccttccttgtggaatgggcttttactgatttcggaggcggccgcagaatgagcctgctgaatcgtgttacagatccagcgagcaatagtttgctttgaagcaggagtacccagcttgttggatgcatacaggataaacagcgactcagtttttctgactctagccgttctggctacataaaccttcaaatccctgactacatccagtaactcggaatcctccaagtcacgagtagccacaggcaccacgataggttggttcatatgaaaagaagacactacttttggcagaaattgcggacgagttcgcaattct
This region includes:
- the PGAM5 gene encoding serine/threonine-protein phosphatase PGAM5, mitochondrial isoform X4 is translated as MVCIVLVPYRYGHCCREPMSLVNLRKINGESGEEELNLHLNKHKAKATRHIFLIRHSQYKLDGKTDAERVLTNLGREQAELTGQRLASLGLKYSQIVHSSMTRARETTDIISRYLPGVTKSSSDLLREGAPIRPDPPVCHWKPEVEQYYEDGARIEAAFRNLIHRADPKQDEDSYEIIICHANVIRYIVCRALQLPPEAWLRMSLNNGSITYMVIRPSGNVSLRMLGDSGFMPPEKISRT
- the PGAM5 gene encoding serine/threonine-protein phosphatase PGAM5, mitochondrial isoform X7, coding for MSLVNLRKINGESGEEELNLHLNKHKAKATRHIFLIRHSQYKLDGKTDAERVLTNLGREQAELTGQRLASLGLKYSQIVHSSMTRARETTDIISRYLPGVTKSSSDLLREGAPIRPDPPVCHWKPEVEQYYEDGARIEAAFRNLIHRADPKQDEDSYEIIICHANVIRYIVCRALQLPPEAWLRMSLNNGSITYMVIRPSGNVSLRMLGDSGFMPPEKISRT
- the PGAM5 gene encoding serine/threonine-protein phosphatase PGAM5, mitochondrial isoform X6 translates to MPGREPMSLVNLRKINGESGEEELNLHLNKHKAKATRHIFLIRHSQYKLDGKTDAERVLTNLGREQAELTGQRLASLGLKYSQIVHSSMTRARETTDIISRYLPGVTKSSSDLLREGAPIRPDPPVCHWKPEVEQYYEDGARIEAAFRNLIHRADPKQDEDSYEIIICHANVIRYIVCRALQLPPEAWLRMSLNNGSITYMVIRPSGNVSLRMLGDSGFMPPEKISRT
- the PGAM5 gene encoding serine/threonine-protein phosphatase PGAM5, mitochondrial isoform X5 produces the protein MVPLYSREPMSLVNLRKINGESGEEELNLHLNKHKAKATRHIFLIRHSQYKLDGKTDAERVLTNLGREQAELTGQRLASLGLKYSQIVHSSMTRARETTDIISRYLPGVTKSSSDLLREGAPIRPDPPVCHWKPEVEQYYEDGARIEAAFRNLIHRADPKQDEDSYEIIICHANVIRYIVCRALQLPPEAWLRMSLNNGSITYMVIRPSGNVSLRMLGDSGFMPPEKISRT